In Tubulanus polymorphus chromosome 2, tnTubPoly1.2, whole genome shotgun sequence, a single window of DNA contains:
- the LOC141900035 gene encoding uncharacterized protein LOC141900035: MKYFVPMQKKKIPFLKERSCNWNDAFDAESLTSFKAGEPNWRVRMFEATKHPNGDYRHPFIFCFAHAITDGHSVMTIYKSFIGYLEGLIKNEVIHVTSTPTCPPLLDVINERIKIPTLRRFVNRLSFKINELREGSSSLNLTSAVVEKLKTGHAPCSGVWPLNLTRETSQKIFKKSKEMGVTVNSFCTVVGTLAMRDLLAKIDLIPNKDCAIDLMTIYMASTRLIAVPNISDELVGNLPIMTKTKVPISDGSSIAVFWKTVKQFDAEIIRQKKSGRMFDMYFSWIDTLNAVTPEAFCDRVYSNPGSYQQLLAFSNFGRHELTPPSSERIIKFAKTYPGVSEYTNGPALFVHLLVTVDGLLNWSINHHKNRFSDDILADYEKSMKTLLDSVI, translated from the coding sequence ATGAAGTATTTCGTTCCAAtgcagaaaaagaaaataccgTTTTTGAAGGAAAGAAGCTGCAATTGGAATGATGCATTCGATGCTGAATCGCTTACTAGTTTTAAAGCAGGAGAACCGAACTGGCGCGTACGAATGTTCGAGGCCACGAAACATCCTAACGGGGATTACCGACAtcctttcattttctgtttcgctcATGCTATCACCGATGGACATTCAGTGATGACTATTTACAAAAGCTTCATCGGATATCTCGAAGGACTAATTAAAAACGAAGTTATACACGTCACTAGCACACCGACGTGTCCACCATTACTCGATGTTATCAACGAAAGGATAAAGATACCGACGTTAAGGCGATTCGTGAACAGACTATCGTTCAAAATTAACGAACTGCGAGAAGGGTCTTCTTCGTTAAATTTGACGTCGGCTGTTGTCGAAAAACTGAAAACAGGACATGCACCGTGTTCAGGCGTTTGGCCATTGAACCTGACGAGAGAAACGAGCCAAAAGATATTCAAGAAGAGCAAAGAAATGGGGGTAACAGTTAACAGCTTTTGTACGGTAGTAGGAACACTGGCAATGCGAGATCTTTTAGCCAAAATAGATCTGATACCGAATAAAGATTGCGCTATCGACTTGATGACAATATACATGGCAAGTACACGGTTGATTGCAGTTCCAAACATTTCAGACGAATTGGTGGGAAATTTACCGATCATGACGAAGACCAAAGTACCAATTTCTGATGGATCGTCCATTGCTGTATTTTGGAAAACCGTCAAACAATTCGATGCTGAAATAATCAGGCAAAAGAAATCGGGACGAatgtttgatatgtatttcagTTGGATCGATACGTTGAATGCTGTGACACCGGAAGCATTTTGTGACAGAGTCTACTCTAATCCAGGAAGCTACCAACAGTTATTAGCTTTTTCCAACTTTGGGCGGCACGAATTGACCCCACCTAGTTCGGAACGAATCATTAAATTCGCGAAAACCTACCCCGGTGTGTCGGAGTATACCAATGGACCAGCGTTGTTTGTTCATCTTCTTGTTACGGTGGATGGTTTGCTCAATTGGAGCATCAATCACCACAAAAACAGGTTCTCCGATGACATATTGGCCGATTATGAAAAAAGCATGAAAACGTTGCTGGATTCAGTAATCTAA